A window of Pan paniscus chromosome 10, NHGRI_mPanPan1-v2.0_pri, whole genome shotgun sequence contains these coding sequences:
- the LOC129393561 gene encoding histidine-rich glycoprotein-like, with the protein MGREGRQMRAQLECQGCRRATQPVRLHSTHAHAYTHMHMHTVHTHPVHIHSVHTHPVHTHPVHTVHTHPVHTHPVHTVHTHPVHTHPVHTHPVHTVHTHPVHTHPVHTVHTHPVHIHSVHTLSPHTPSPYPVHTHPVHIHPAQTHTHPVHTHPIYTHPAQTHTPSAHTLTPHTLSPHTLSPHTPSTDTPSTQTPSAHTPSTDTPNTDTPNTDTNTQCTHTQCSHTQYTYPAQTHPVHTYPVLTHSVHTHPTQTHPVRTHPVHTHPVHTHPAQAHTLHIDTASTDTHNQCTHTQHIHTLSTHPVHVPASSTHIGTYVHIPSLSTPHTPTHTPTSHPCRAGR; encoded by the coding sequence aTGGGCAGAGAGGGGAGGCAGATGAGAGCACAGCTTGAGTGCCAGGGCTGCAGGAGAGCCACACAGCCAGTGAGGTTACacagcacacatgcacacgcatacacacacatgcacatgcacacagtcCACACACACCCAGTCCACATACACTCAGTCCACACACACCCAGTCCACACACACCCAGTGCACACAGTCCATACACACCCAGTCCACACACACCCAGTGCACACAGTCCACACACACCCAGTCCACACACACCCAGTCCACACACACCCAGTGCACACAGTCCACACACACCCAGTCCACACACACCCAGTGCACACAGTCCACACACACCCAGTCCACATACACTCAGTCCACACACTCAGTCCACACACACCCAGTCCATACCCAGTCCACACACACCCAGTCCACATACACccagcacagacacacacacacccagtccACACACACCCCATCTACACCCACccagcacagacacacacacccagtgcacacacactcactccaCACACACTCAGTCCACACACACTCAGCCCACACACTCCCAGCACAGACACACCCAGCACACAAACACCTAGTGCACACACACCCAGCACAGACACACCCAACACAGATACACccaacacagacacaaacaccCAGTGCACACACACCCAGTGCTCACACACCCAGTACACATACCCAGCACAGACACACCCAGTGCACACATACCCAGTGCTCACACACTCagtacacacacacccaacacagacacacccagtgCGCACACACCCAGTCCACACACACCCAGTGCACACACACCcagcacaggcacacacacttcATATAGACACAGccagcacagacacacacaaccagtgcacacacacccagcacatacacacactcagtACACACCCAGTGCACGTACCTGCATCCAGCACCCATATAGGCACATATGTGCACATACCCAGCCTCAGTACACCACACACACcgacacacacacccacatcccATCCTTGCAGGGCCGGCAGGTAG